The following proteins are co-located in the Fusobacteria bacterium ZRK30 genome:
- the saoA gene encoding ABC transporter ATP-binding protein SaoA: protein MVEIKNISKVFSSKGEENTVLQNVNLTVNKGEFITLLGPSGCGKTTLLTMMAGFQKPTSGEIWLGDEMVTKPSPKKGFVFQNYALFPWMTVKENILYPMKQQKLGKDEMEKRFEKLIEIAHLEGKEDLYPKELSGGMKQRTAFVRALAGNPKILLLDEPLGAIDFQMRKSIQVQLEKLWQETKITTVMVTHDVEEALYLSDRVIVMSKNRGEIIKDFKVQMERPRNREFKEYKDYKKELEKLLELALKGV from the coding sequence ATAGTGGAAATAAAAAATATATCTAAAGTATTTTCCTCAAAGGGGGAGGAAAATACTGTGCTCCAAAATGTAAATTTAACCGTTAATAAGGGGGAATTTATAACTTTATTAGGACCGTCTGGATGCGGGAAAACAACCTTATTGACTATGATGGCAGGATTTCAAAAACCTACCTCTGGTGAAATTTGGTTAGGTGATGAAATGGTAACGAAACCATCACCTAAAAAGGGATTTGTATTTCAAAATTATGCACTTTTTCCCTGGATGACAGTAAAGGAGAATATACTTTATCCCATGAAACAACAGAAATTAGGAAAAGATGAGATGGAAAAACGGTTTGAAAAATTAATAGAGATAGCCCATCTTGAAGGGAAGGAAGATCTATATCCCAAGGAATTATCCGGAGGAATGAAACAAAGGACAGCTTTTGTAAGGGCCCTGGCAGGTAATCCTAAAATTTTACTCTTAGATGAACCATTGGGGGCAATAGATTTTCAGATGAGAAAGTCTATCCAGGTACAGCTGGAAAAGCTCTGGCAGGAAACTAAGATCACTACTGTAATGGTTACCCATGATGTAGAAGAAGCGCTCTATCTCAGCGACAGGGTGATAGTGATGTCTAAAAATAGAGGAGAGATCATAAAAGATTTTAAAGTTCAGATGGAGAGGCCTCGTAACAGAGAATTTAAGGAATATAAAGATTATAAAAAAGAACTAGAAAAATTATTAGAATTGGCATTAAAAGGAGTATAG
- a CDS encoding carbohydrate ABC transporter permease, with product MKKQLGRLILILISSFMIIPFLYMFMTSLRVTYTAYNFKFALDDLTLRNYREIFYNTSFIVYFFNSLFISLSGVVLNVVFSAMAGYAFAKLEFKGREKIFFFMLLTLIIPSQVTLLPLYVIMRHLGWLNTYKALILPLPTAVGVFIMRQSILKVPRDLMDSARIDGCSEFKIFMEIVLPLIKPAIIALSIFTFIGAWNEFLWPLIATTSDSMRTLTVGMASMNAQYTVNYGLVMAGATMTFLPSFIFYILLQRQFEEGVALSGLKG from the coding sequence ATGAAAAAACAATTAGGCAGGCTGATTTTAATATTAATCTCCAGCTTTATGATAATTCCGTTTCTCTACATGTTTATGACATCTCTAAGGGTAACTTATACGGCTTATAACTTTAAGTTTGCTTTAGATGATTTAACATTGAGAAATTACAGGGAAATTTTTTACAACACAAGTTTTATAGTTTATTTTTTTAATAGTTTATTTATCTCCCTCAGTGGAGTAGTGTTAAATGTGGTATTCAGTGCCATGGCAGGGTACGCCTTTGCTAAACTTGAGTTTAAGGGGAGGGAAAAGATATTTTTCTTCATGTTATTGACCCTTATCATACCTTCCCAGGTAACCCTCCTGCCCCTCTATGTGATAATGAGACATCTAGGGTGGTTAAACACTTATAAGGCATTGATACTTCCCCTTCCCACAGCTGTGGGAGTATTTATAATGAGGCAGAGTATCTTAAAAGTTCCCAGAGATCTTATGGATTCTGCCAGAATAGATGGGTGTTCAGAATTTAAGATATTTATGGAGATAGTACTGCCCCTTATAAAACCAGCAATAATAGCACTTTCAATATTTACATTTATAGGAGCGTGGAATGAATTTTTGTGGCCACTTATAGCTACTACATCGGATTCTATGAGAACCCTTACAGTGGGAATGGCCAGTATGAATGCCCAGTATACTGTGAATTACGGGTTGGTCATGGCAGGAGCTACCATGACATTTTTACCTTCGTTTATATTTTATATCCTCCTTCAGAGACAGTTTGAAGAGGGGGTGGCACTATCAGGATTAAAGGGATAG
- a CDS encoding methyltransferase: MTLMEYINKEERGYLLPFMGANGAIMTGKPMEDIYTSPKEQLILAKKMDEKFPGDFIYALDEGNIFCDVMGVALKKPEYDFSMVIDHPIKTVEDLEKLEVPDPYINKRMKTNLKSLNLISENIDKPLFVSLQGPFTMAVQLAGATGLLKATIKNPDFVKKLLEFTGEVVDRYAKAIVEAGVNMISIAEPSTVMLAPKKFPVMVVDNLNKIFKDLNCWKCVHICGNTTKIYPYILEAQIDAFSFDQIMDLEEVIENFPKDKVVIGNLDPVYLLGRGSVDEVADKTAELHHKMKKYNNYLMGFGCSCANTAPTENLETVSKWGRTSYEEIRNFVEDNK; the protein is encoded by the coding sequence ATGACTTTAATGGAATATATAAACAAAGAGGAGAGAGGTTACCTCCTACCATTTATGGGAGCTAATGGAGCTATTATGACAGGAAAACCCATGGAAGATATATATACCTCTCCTAAAGAGCAGTTGATACTAGCAAAGAAGATGGATGAAAAATTTCCTGGTGACTTTATCTATGCTTTAGATGAAGGAAATATATTTTGTGATGTTATGGGAGTTGCTCTCAAAAAACCAGAATATGATTTTTCCATGGTAATAGATCATCCGATAAAAACTGTAGAGGATTTAGAAAAATTGGAAGTTCCTGATCCATATATTAACAAAAGGATGAAAACTAATTTGAAATCGTTAAATCTTATTTCAGAAAATATAGATAAGCCACTGTTTGTATCCCTCCAGGGGCCATTTACTATGGCTGTACAGTTAGCTGGAGCCACAGGATTACTCAAGGCAACTATAAAAAATCCTGACTTTGTAAAAAAACTTTTGGAGTTTACAGGGGAGGTAGTGGATAGGTATGCAAAGGCTATAGTAGAAGCAGGGGTAAATATGATATCTATAGCGGAGCCGTCGACAGTTATGCTGGCACCAAAGAAGTTCCCTGTGATGGTAGTAGATAATTTAAATAAAATTTTTAAAGATTTAAACTGCTGGAAATGTGTGCATATATGCGGGAATACAACTAAGATTTATCCTTATATATTAGAAGCTCAAATTGATGCATTTAGTTTTGATCAGATAATGGATCTAGAAGAGGTTATAGAAAATTTTCCTAAAGATAAAGTTGTTATAGGAAACTTGGATCCTGTATATCTTCTCGGAAGAGGGAGTGTAGATGAGGTGGCTGATAAAACCGCTGAATTACATCACAAGATGAAAAAATATAATAATTATCTTATGGGGTTTGGATGTTCATGTGCTAATACTGCTCCTACAGAAAATTTAGAGACTGTATCTAAATGGGGAAGAACTAGTTATGAAGAGATAAGAAATTTTGTAGAAGATAATAAATAA
- the saoE gene encoding efflux transporter SaoE produces the protein MIKFLEEILRTSFEILNSASIWLIFSFLLAGFLRNILNPLKFQKMLGNTKLSSILKSTLSGMLLPICSCGVIPLGMSMYFSGAYLGPVLAFMTSTPMINPVAVLLAFGLLGPKIAGIYVLTGFCLPFLIGIIGNKFGKGELHAPGMEEFIESDYDDDRSFKKKIIDGFNWAFNDLALVVSKYVILGMVMAGFLFTVFPKGYIEKYLGDPSVLSLGSITILAMIMYVCAVGHIPFIAALVASGAAPGVAVTFLMAGTATNLPELLSMYKLMGKRTVIIYSLTMVISSLGVGYLTNILLSDFKPVIDFDKNLGSIKAANFLLIEPPEYLKYLCSIIIILLAVKAIYPTVRKRVIA, from the coding sequence ATGATAAAGTTTTTAGAAGAAATATTGAGAACTTCATTTGAAATTTTAAATTCAGCATCTATATGGTTGATATTTAGTTTTTTATTGGCAGGATTTTTAAGAAATATACTAAATCCTTTGAAATTCCAAAAGATGCTGGGGAATACAAAACTATCTTCAATACTTAAAAGTACCCTATCTGGAATGCTTCTTCCCATATGCAGCTGTGGAGTTATACCTCTCGGTATGAGTATGTATTTTTCAGGAGCCTATCTGGGGCCTGTCTTAGCCTTTATGACATCAACTCCTATGATCAATCCTGTGGCAGTTTTATTAGCTTTTGGACTATTGGGGCCAAAGATAGCTGGTATCTATGTTTTAACAGGGTTTTGCCTGCCGTTTTTAATTGGAATAATTGGAAATAAATTTGGAAAAGGTGAACTACATGCCCCTGGTATGGAGGAGTTTATCGAATCAGATTACGATGATGACAGAAGTTTTAAGAAAAAAATTATAGATGGATTTAACTGGGCATTTAACGATTTGGCCCTTGTTGTGAGTAAATATGTGATCTTAGGTATGGTTATGGCCGGATTTTTATTCACTGTTTTTCCTAAGGGGTATATAGAAAAGTATTTAGGAGATCCAAGTGTGTTGTCTCTTGGGAGTATAACTATCTTAGCAATGATAATGTATGTGTGTGCTGTTGGTCATATTCCATTTATTGCTGCCCTGGTTGCCAGTGGAGCTGCCCCCGGTGTGGCTGTTACATTTTTAATGGCAGGTACTGCAACAAATCTACCAGAACTACTCAGTATGTATAAACTTATGGGGAAAAGAACGGTTATAATCTATTCTTTAACTATGGTTATATCATCGCTGGGAGTAGGATATTTAACAAATATTTTATTATCTGATTTTAAACCAGTGATCGATTTCGATAAAAATTTAGGTTCTATTAAAGCTGCTAATTTTTTACTTATTGAACCACCGGAATACCTTAAATATCTGTGTTCTATTATAATTATTTTACTGGCGGTAAAAGCTATTTATCCTACGGTAAGAAAGAGAGTGATAGCATGA
- a CDS encoding DUF4091 domain-containing protein: MNIQYKLYNSAFKHINGTSLPVEDKLNLRVLKGEKFAFQIALTSEESILLSLGPHNHIGYKGLKKRVRIDLEKRENADLKGYFLGYVLDDDSKTLITDPILKKEYLYNEAGKPTMIWVEGKVDKEYCGDNLNITINLFGQEGYETEIKEKIINLDIAVMDVVLPELKESDFHLDLWQHLSSWARMYQVEFWSDDHFKIIENYTAELASLGEKVITVVASDFSWEGQGCFQIEENSSNLFEHNIIGVKKDMEGKIQCDFTALERYLEICFKYGMEKEIDIFGLLASWQRTNFGNPLKDYDDYIRISFFSEESGTHGYIDNKKDLGEYIRQIFKFFNEKNLMDRVRVISDMPKNPEYFKKWSKFLKDSAKMDLLIKTALHEDSFTDRLDGISDISLSLPLLLKSKNILDEIEEKIKGKLTWYVCWFPDKLNHFISSPLMESRLTGWYSYYMGLNGFLRWDYALWTSKPFENISYKHPRWKAGDMFFVYPGKDMKPIRSIRWENLRFGIQDQEIMKMAEKKIGRERIETLMVEVLGDKKEMKATEEFSVDMNYSVDYKKYMVIKDKLMKVLTNN, from the coding sequence ATGAATATTCAATATAAACTTTATAATTCAGCATTCAAACACATAAATGGCACCAGTCTTCCTGTGGAAGATAAATTAAATTTGAGGGTGTTAAAGGGAGAAAAATTTGCATTTCAGATAGCCCTAACCAGTGAAGAAAGTATACTGCTTTCTCTGGGACCTCATAACCACATAGGTTATAAAGGATTGAAAAAAAGGGTAAGAATAGACCTTGAAAAAAGAGAAAACGCAGACCTTAAAGGATATTTTCTGGGATATGTATTGGATGATGATTCAAAGACCCTCATAACAGATCCCATATTGAAGAAGGAGTACCTATATAATGAAGCAGGTAAACCGACTATGATCTGGGTAGAGGGAAAAGTGGATAAAGAATATTGTGGAGATAACCTGAATATTACCATAAATTTATTTGGTCAGGAAGGGTATGAGACGGAAATAAAGGAGAAGATCATAAACTTAGATATTGCTGTAATGGACGTAGTGCTTCCTGAGTTGAAAGAGTCGGATTTTCATCTGGATCTCTGGCAGCACCTTTCATCCTGGGCAAGGATGTATCAGGTGGAGTTTTGGAGTGATGACCACTTCAAGATAATAGAAAATTATACAGCAGAACTGGCTTCACTGGGAGAAAAGGTGATCACTGTGGTAGCTTCTGATTTTTCTTGGGAGGGACAGGGATGCTTCCAGATAGAGGAAAATTCTTCAAACCTGTTTGAACATAATATCATTGGAGTAAAAAAAGATATGGAAGGAAAGATACAGTGTGATTTTACCGCCCTGGAAAGATATTTGGAGATTTGTTTTAAATATGGGATGGAAAAGGAAATTGATATCTTCGGTCTTTTGGCGAGCTGGCAGAGGACAAATTTTGGAAACCCTCTAAAGGATTATGATGATTATATCAGGATAAGTTTCTTTTCTGAAGAAAGTGGAACCCATGGCTACATAGACAATAAAAAAGATTTGGGAGAATATATCAGACAGATATTTAAATTTTTTAATGAAAAGAACCTTATGGACAGAGTAAGGGTAATCAGTGATATGCCTAAAAATCCCGAGTACTTTAAAAAATGGTCAAAATTTTTAAAAGATTCAGCCAAAATGGATCTTCTTATAAAAACTGCCCTTCATGAAGACAGTTTTACCGATAGATTGGATGGAATTTCGGATATATCTCTTTCTCTGCCTCTATTATTAAAAAGTAAAAATATTTTAGATGAGATAGAAGAAAAAATAAAAGGGAAATTAACCTGGTATGTATGCTGGTTCCCGGATAAATTAAACCATTTTATAAGTTCACCACTGATGGAGAGCAGATTAACAGGTTGGTACTCCTACTATATGGGACTCAATGGTTTTTTAAGGTGGGACTATGCACTCTGGACAAGCAAGCCATTTGAAAATATCAGCTATAAACATCCTAGATGGAAGGCAGGAGATATGTTCTTTGTCTATCCCGGGAAAGATATGAAACCCATAAGATCTATAAGGTGGGAAAATCTGAGGTTTGGAATACAGGATCAGGAGATAATGAAGATGGCTGAAAAAAAAATCGGAAGGGAAAGAATAGAGACTCTTATGGTGGAAGTTTTAGGAGATAAAAAAGAGATGAAAGCTACAGAAGAATTTTCTGTAGATATGAATTATTCTGTAGACTATAAAAAATATATGGTTATAAAGGATAAACTTATGAAAGTATTGACTAACAACTAA
- the saoP gene encoding ABC transporter permease subunit SaoP: protein MKNICNRSIAFIGILTVWQIMSLHYNNELLLPSPIITIKEFFNCIVDVEVLKNMGITMGRVLRGFLLSLLFGLPLGFLMGYFRQVEKAMGGIIDAVRQIPVMAWVPLTIVWFGIGDGPTLFLIAFSGVFPIILNTLEGVKGISSDYYNAARSMGASRFSLFKDVTLPAVVPDILTGARISISTGWMSVIUAEFIATSAGFGHSMVEAQAYMQTERLIALMMLAAVVGYTIDRGLLLINKNLTSWREI from the coding sequence ATGAAAAATATATGTAATAGATCAATTGCATTTATAGGGATCTTAACTGTATGGCAGATAATGTCATTACATTATAACAATGAATTATTGCTCCCCTCACCTATTATCACAATTAAAGAATTTTTTAATTGTATAGTAGATGTAGAAGTATTAAAAAACATGGGAATTACAATGGGCCGTGTGTTGAGAGGATTTTTATTATCTCTTTTATTTGGGCTTCCCCTTGGATTTTTAATGGGTTATTTTAGACAGGTTGAAAAGGCCATGGGTGGGATTATTGATGCAGTGCGTCAAATCCCGGTTATGGCATGGGTTCCATTGACAATTGTATGGTTTGGTATTGGAGACGGACCTACTCTATTTTTAATAGCATTTTCAGGAGTATTTCCTATAATACTAAATACCCTAGAAGGGGTAAAGGGAATTTCATCTGACTATTATAATGCAGCTAGGAGTATGGGGGCTAGTAGATTCAGCCTGTTTAAAGATGTTACCCTTCCTGCTGTTGTTCCGGATATACTGACCGGAGCCAGGATTTCTATCAGTACAGGGTGGATGTCGGTTATATGAGCGGAGTTCATAGCGACAAGTGCCGGGTTCGGTCACTCAATGGTAGAAGCACAAGCTTATATGCAGACAGAAAGGTTAATCGCTCTGATGATGTTAGCTGCAGTAGTGGGTTATACAATAGACAGGGGACTTTTATTGATAAATAAAAATCTAACCAGCTGGAGGGAAATATAG
- a CDS encoding sugar ABC transporter permease: MQNVEILLSNEKPKKRFCIKRLAGKGKPYGFIGPLSLLLFTFYVIPIFLSIYFSFTDYNIIKNPKFIGFSNYKNLLLDKTFKASLKNTFLFTLGVVPAQTIFSLFMANWLVSRGKSRLTEFVKGAMFIPVISSMVLVSIVWRILLNGEGSPLNMILNILNITQPNWLGDSSIVLFVLMGITVWKNTGYFMILYIAGLMEIPKNYTEAAKVDGAGRWSVFYHITLPLLKPTTIMVVFLGMVWSLQTFDLIYTLTGGGPGNASMTLVLHIYNNAFKNLNAGYAMTIANILLFFSAIAAIVQKSFLKKEKSEVY, encoded by the coding sequence ATGCAAAACGTAGAAATTCTTTTAAGCAATGAAAAACCTAAGAAAAGATTTTGCATAAAAAGGTTAGCAGGTAAAGGAAAGCCCTATGGTTTTATAGGGCCCCTCAGCCTCCTACTGTTTACTTTTTATGTGATTCCTATTTTTCTTTCAATATACTTTAGTTTTACAGACTATAACATAATAAAAAATCCAAAATTTATAGGCTTTTCAAACTATAAAAACCTTCTTTTGGATAAAACATTTAAAGCATCTCTGAAAAATACTTTTTTATTTACATTGGGAGTAGTTCCTGCTCAGACTATATTTTCTTTATTCATGGCTAATTGGCTGGTGAGCAGGGGGAAAAGCAGACTGACAGAATTTGTAAAGGGAGCTATGTTTATTCCTGTGATCTCTTCTATGGTATTAGTAAGTATTGTGTGGAGGATACTATTAAATGGAGAAGGATCTCCCCTCAATATGATCCTTAATATATTAAATATAACTCAGCCTAACTGGTTAGGAGATTCGTCTATAGTGTTATTTGTTCTTATGGGAATAACAGTATGGAAGAATACAGGTTATTTTATGATCCTATATATCGCCGGGTTGATGGAAATTCCTAAAAATTATACAGAGGCTGCCAAGGTAGACGGAGCAGGCAGGTGGAGTGTTTTTTATCATATAACTCTGCCGTTACTAAAACCTACAACAATAATGGTAGTGTTTTTAGGGATGGTCTGGTCACTTCAAACATTTGATCTTATCTATACGTTGACAGGAGGAGGGCCTGGAAATGCTTCTATGACCCTTGTCCTCCATATATATAACAATGCATTCAAAAATTTAAATGCAGGGTATGCCATGACAATAGCCAATATATTGCTTTTCTTTTCGGCTATTGCAGCAATAGTTCAAAAAAGTTTTTTAAAAAAAGAAAAATCAGAAGTTTATTAG
- a CDS encoding GNAT family N-acetyltransferase, whose translation MEVRGTKENEVEEVIDLINYVFRTGRGELPHTMEKEFPLLLSPKNRENMRIMKEEQKIISVVNFLPQKILIEGTPVSVGSIGAVCTHPDHRGRGYSSRVLKDVENRMEEIGVNLCLISSTRNLYKNWGASKVKNCRRYKIYAGLPALKFIVREYREEDLLFLKKIYNSQGTRYLRQDRDFETLIDSGTFPFGDTSYKRYVLEDEDGLRGYIILKETPERIEVKEAVGDKSEIFYALALLGDQLGVDKIDYILPHGEIAPAGYLGEEEYLSGVLKIVDFVGFIEELKPYFSQYLSDEKVEYFKAEEENGKYQLSLGSEKLEIESHKELLKLIFEKKEDKKSIDEGKLDELIDTIFPLPFPWTENLNYQ comes from the coding sequence ATAGAGGTAAGAGGAACAAAGGAAAATGAGGTGGAAGAGGTAATTGATCTTATAAATTATGTATTCAGAACCGGCAGGGGAGAACTTCCCCACACGATGGAGAAGGAGTTCCCATTACTTCTTTCACCTAAAAATAGAGAAAATATGAGGATAATGAAAGAGGAACAAAAGATTATTTCTGTTGTGAACTTTCTCCCCCAAAAGATCCTCATAGAGGGGACACCTGTATCGGTAGGATCTATAGGGGCTGTATGTACCCATCCTGATCATAGAGGGAGGGGATATTCTTCGAGAGTTTTAAAAGATGTAGAAAATAGGATGGAGGAGATAGGAGTAAATCTATGCCTTATATCCAGCACGAGAAATTTGTATAAAAACTGGGGAGCCAGTAAGGTAAAAAATTGCAGGAGATACAAAATTTATGCTGGTCTTCCGGCTTTAAAATTTATTGTTAGAGAATATAGGGAAGAGGATCTTTTGTTTCTCAAGAAAATCTATAACTCTCAAGGGACTAGGTATTTAAGGCAGGATAGAGATTTTGAAACTCTTATAGATTCAGGAACCTTTCCCTTTGGAGATACATCGTATAAAAGGTATGTATTGGAAGATGAAGATGGTCTAAGGGGATATATAATCCTGAAAGAAACACCTGAAAGAATAGAAGTAAAGGAAGCAGTAGGAGACAAGAGTGAAATATTTTATGCTCTGGCTCTTTTAGGAGATCAATTAGGAGTGGATAAAATTGATTATATTCTACCTCATGGAGAAATAGCTCCTGCAGGGTATCTAGGAGAAGAGGAGTATCTTTCGGGAGTTTTAAAGATAGTAGACTTTGTAGGGTTCATAGAGGAATTAAAACCATACTTTAGTCAATATCTTTCAGATGAAAAAGTAGAGTATTTTAAAGCTGAGGAAGAAAATGGGAAATATCAACTGAGTTTAGGATCAGAAAAATTGGAAATAGAATCCCATAAGGAACTCCTTAAATTAATTTTTGAAAAAAAAGAAGATAAAAAAAGTATAGATGAAGGGAAATTGGATGAGTTAATAGACACAATATTTCCACTTCCATTTCCATGGACAGAAAATTTAAATTACCAATAG
- the saoT gene encoding thioredoxin-like protein SaoT: MMQEKVEFINACPUCTKFEVFVEDYARKKGITAKIYKAGKDFDYLKKYGVVMKSILIINETKKYQTLTEEIIKKAIDEAV; the protein is encoded by the coding sequence ATTATGCAAGAAAAGGTAGAATTTATTAACGCATGTCCATGATGCACTAAGTTTGAGGTCTTCGTGGAAGATTATGCAAGAAAAAAAGGAATAACAGCTAAAATTTATAAAGCAGGGAAAGACTTCGATTATTTAAAAAAATACGGAGTTGTAATGAAATCGATACTTATTATCAATGAAACAAAAAAATACCAGACATTGACCGAAGAGATAATAAAAAAAGCAATAGATGAGGCGGTTTAA
- the saoX gene encoding ABC transporter substrate-binding subunit SaoX, whose amino-acid sequence MKKFILGLSLLALLGCGEKKEEDYTVKLGYYNCDHMTASVIAKDAGIFDEMGLSVDISGNGKVPQAMAAGQMDVGYIGVNNVFRSQLKGAPLVIGANNHKGGSFYLVVANDVEKPEDLIGEKLAIGTHPERSTGWTQIAKSLNLPVDGKNYQGIDIGSSTDALTTLRMGEIKGFTACDPWASMAEYQGVGKIMGTENKLLNGEWGVCCTYTLNKKFIEEYRGLAKKMILAHAKAIEYIYENPLKSAKIFADNYNVPLEVAISTIYKKTVGEGRTLTWKLDPQEIKNELEWAQENGFTPREVKYENIVDELIYNEANVPDFDRFIAEKIEKNFPLDMGFDSWYAKAQELDK is encoded by the coding sequence ATGAAAAAATTTATACTAGGGTTATCATTACTGGCACTATTAGGTTGTGGGGAAAAAAAAGAAGAGGATTATACGGTTAAACTAGGTTACTATAACTGCGATCATATGACTGCATCGGTTATTGCTAAAGATGCTGGAATATTTGATGAGATGGGCCTTTCGGTAGATATCAGCGGGAATGGAAAAGTTCCTCAGGCAATGGCTGCGGGGCAAATGGATGTTGGATATATAGGAGTAAATAATGTATTTAGATCGCAACTTAAAGGGGCACCACTTGTAATAGGGGCAAATAACCATAAAGGGGGATCATTTTATTTAGTTGTTGCAAACGATGTTGAAAAACCTGAAGATTTAATTGGTGAAAAACTTGCTATAGGGACTCATCCTGAAAGATCAACTGGATGGACACAGATTGCAAAGAGTCTAAACCTGCCAGTAGATGGAAAAAACTATCAAGGGATTGATATCGGGTCATCAACAGATGCGTTGACAACTCTTAGAATGGGAGAGATCAAAGGGTTTACAGCATGTGATCCATGGGCATCAATGGCAGAATATCAAGGTGTTGGAAAGATTATGGGAACTGAAAATAAACTATTAAATGGTGAATGGGGAGTATGTTGCACATATACTTTGAATAAAAAATTTATAGAAGAATACAGAGGTTTAGCTAAAAAAATGATATTAGCTCATGCAAAAGCTATTGAATATATCTATGAAAATCCTTTAAAATCAGCTAAGATTTTTGCCGATAACTACAATGTTCCGTTGGAGGTTGCTATAAGTACAATCTATAAAAAAACTGTAGGGGAAGGAAGAACTCTAACATGGAAACTTGATCCTCAGGAGATTAAAAATGAATTAGAGTGGGCACAGGAAAATGGATTTACTCCTAGAGAAGTTAAATATGAAAATATTGTGGATGAATTAATTTATAATGAAGCTAATGTTCCTGATTTTGATAGATTTATAGCTGAAAAGATCGAGAAAAATTTTCCATTGGATATGGGTTTTGACTCATGGTATGCAAAAGCTCAGGAATTAGATAAGTAA
- the saoC gene encoding Cys-Cys-COOH protein SaoC: MKKNVKLCLSRQNIILLIIFFIGFIFYMYSSQEGNQEDIDQKNPLLKVFQSKYSNKVILMKEGDVTNDGIEDLIVIYDISKSEKRMVIVMGRTNTLTNSVKAPIERQNIKFKNIDEKDQMEFIVSGYKGSNLGYAIYRIENSRIVDLFGEGMDQCC, translated from the coding sequence ATGAAAAAAAATGTTAAATTATGTCTAAGTAGACAAAATATCATATTACTTATTATCTTTTTTATTGGATTTATCTTTTATATGTATTCTTCACAAGAAGGAAATCAAGAAGACATAGATCAAAAAAATCCATTATTGAAAGTGTTTCAAAGTAAATATTCAAATAAGGTCATTCTTATGAAAGAGGGAGATGTTACAAATGATGGAATTGAAGATTTGATAGTTATCTATGATATATCCAAATCGGAAAAAAGGATGGTTATTGTTATGGGAAGAACCAACACTTTAACAAATAGTGTAAAAGCTCCCATAGAAAGACAGAATATAAAATTTAAAAATATTGATGAGAAAGATCAAATGGAATTTATAGTCTCTGGGTATAAGGGAAGTAATCTAGGCTATGCAATATATAGGATAGAAAACAGTAGGATCGTAGATCTCTTTGGTGAGGGTATGGATCAATGTTGTTAA
- a CDS encoding MerB-like protein yields the protein MYTKQEFLELEFENYTSQELYLERRYKDLKGKYQDIRLFIMESVIESKTSLKDIKNKLKNKYQDIDDILIKMQKKGIFVADEDVKFIYPVSALPTSHRIKRKDGKEFYSMCAIDSIGTHFTFHQDIEINSRCSETGESINLKLSNGKLISHYPKDLHILHVDLNNHTNWAGNC from the coding sequence GTGTATACAAAACAAGAATTTTTAGAACTGGAATTTGAAAATTATACCAGTCAAGAACTGTATTTAGAACGAAGATATAAAGATTTAAAGGGGAAATATCAAGATATCAGACTTTTTATTATGGAGTCTGTAATTGAGTCTAAAACTTCTTTGAAAGATATAAAAAATAAATTAAAAAATAAATATCAAGATATAGATGATATTTTGATAAAGATGCAGAAAAAAGGAATATTTGTAGCCGATGAGGATGTTAAATTTATATATCCTGTTTCAGCCCTGCCTACATCTCACAGAATAAAAAGAAAAGATGGCAAAGAATTTTATTCTATGTGTGCAATAGATTCAATAGGAACTCATTTTACTTTTCATCAAGATATTGAAATTAATTCTAGATGTTCCGAAACAGGAGAAAGTATCAATTTAAAATTATCCAATGGAAAACTGATTTCACACTATCCCAAAGATCTGCATATACTTCATGTGGATTTAAACAATCATACTAACTGGGCTGGAAACTGCTGA